Proteins from a single region of Hymenobacter aquaticus:
- a CDS encoding alpha-L-rhamnosidase-related protein, whose translation MPHATLKRFTVAAAALLALFAAETAQAQQASKATWIWYPGDYEIWLSNQMQNRRTERGSFFPPFWRLDSHYPLIDFHQDFDLKEAEEVELRAEGQYNVKLDGKLITGYPTRLTVPAGKHRLNIKVYNQQHVPAVFVRGKTIGTDGRWLVTYEDKEWIDASGKVSDQSGTTWLTAGSWNFNEAQALPSAFKLKTEPRRAAKVTRNADGSMLVDFGRETFGYVRLHGLQGQGPTTLYFGESKEEALSVAGCETLERLEVNQPQKADKLTSLTKAFRFVNIRPEKGVTLDSVSMLYEYAPLTERGRFRCSDEQLNKIWDVAAYTMQLTSREFFIDGIKRDRWVWSGDAYQSYLMNYYLYFDTPTVNRTTFALRGKDPVTSHVNTIMDYTFYWFIGIYDAYQYSGDKTVVQQLYPRMQSLMDYCLSRRNQDGYMEGLAGDWVFIDWADGLSKKGEVSFEQLLLCRSLESMALCAGLVNDQTGARKYQQLAADLKAKIFATYWSPAKGALVHSRVNGQPTDNVTRYANMFAIFFDYLSQEQEQQVKKSVLLNPQVPKITTPYMRFYELEALCALGEQPYVLQEMKSYWGGMLNEGATAFWEEYDPTKKGTEHLSMYGRPFGKSLCHAWGASPIYLLGKYYLGVRPLSAGYATYEVVPNLGGLQWMEGSVPTPQGDITVRATARELKVKGASGTGVLRFKSKSKPSVKGAKIEAKGGGQYELQLQPGREYVVHYQAS comes from the coding sequence ATGCCCCACGCTACCCTGAAACGCTTTACCGTCGCCGCTGCCGCGCTGCTGGCCCTATTCGCCGCCGAAACCGCCCAGGCCCAGCAGGCCAGCAAGGCCACCTGGATCTGGTACCCCGGCGACTACGAAATCTGGCTCAGCAACCAGATGCAGAACCGCCGTACCGAGCGCGGCTCCTTCTTCCCGCCCTTCTGGCGCCTCGACAGCCACTACCCGCTCATCGACTTCCACCAGGACTTCGACCTGAAGGAGGCCGAAGAAGTGGAGCTGCGCGCCGAGGGCCAGTACAACGTGAAGCTCGACGGCAAGCTGATAACCGGCTACCCCACGCGCCTGACGGTGCCCGCCGGCAAGCACCGGCTCAACATCAAGGTCTACAACCAGCAGCACGTGCCGGCGGTGTTCGTGCGGGGTAAAACCATCGGCACGGACGGCCGCTGGCTGGTGACCTACGAGGACAAGGAGTGGATTGACGCCTCGGGCAAGGTGTCGGACCAGTCGGGCACCACCTGGCTGACGGCCGGCAGCTGGAACTTCAACGAGGCCCAGGCGCTGCCCTCGGCCTTTAAGCTGAAAACCGAGCCGCGGCGGGCCGCCAAGGTCACGCGCAACGCCGACGGCAGTATGCTGGTGGATTTCGGGCGCGAGACGTTCGGCTACGTGCGCCTGCACGGGCTGCAGGGGCAGGGACCGACCACGCTGTACTTCGGCGAATCCAAGGAGGAGGCGCTGAGCGTGGCGGGCTGCGAGACGCTGGAGCGGCTGGAGGTGAACCAGCCGCAGAAGGCCGACAAGCTGACTTCGCTGACCAAGGCCTTCCGCTTCGTGAACATCCGGCCGGAAAAGGGCGTGACCCTGGATTCGGTGTCGATGCTCTACGAGTACGCGCCGCTGACGGAGCGGGGCCGCTTCCGGTGCTCGGATGAGCAGCTGAACAAGATCTGGGACGTGGCCGCCTACACCATGCAGCTCACGAGCCGGGAGTTTTTCATCGACGGCATCAAGCGGGACCGGTGGGTGTGGTCGGGCGACGCCTACCAGAGCTACCTGATGAACTACTACCTGTACTTCGACACGCCGACGGTGAACCGCACCACCTTCGCCCTGCGCGGCAAGGACCCGGTGACCAGCCACGTGAATACCATCATGGACTACACCTTCTACTGGTTTATCGGCATCTACGACGCCTACCAGTACTCGGGCGACAAAACCGTGGTGCAGCAGCTCTACCCGCGCATGCAGAGCCTGATGGACTACTGCCTGAGCCGGCGCAACCAGGATGGCTACATGGAAGGCCTGGCCGGCGACTGGGTGTTTATCGACTGGGCCGACGGGCTGAGCAAGAAGGGCGAAGTCAGCTTCGAGCAGCTGCTGCTGTGCCGCAGCCTGGAAAGCATGGCCCTGTGTGCGGGCCTCGTGAACGACCAGACCGGCGCCCGGAAGTACCAGCAGCTGGCCGCCGACCTCAAGGCCAAAATCTTCGCCACCTACTGGAGCCCCGCGAAAGGCGCGCTGGTGCACAGCCGCGTGAACGGGCAGCCCACCGACAACGTGACGCGTTACGCCAACATGTTCGCCATCTTCTTTGACTACCTAAGTCAGGAGCAGGAGCAGCAGGTGAAAAAATCGGTGCTGCTGAACCCGCAGGTGCCCAAAATCACCACGCCCTACATGCGCTTCTACGAGTTGGAAGCCCTCTGCGCCCTGGGTGAGCAGCCCTACGTGCTCCAGGAAATGAAGAGCTACTGGGGCGGGATGCTCAACGAAGGTGCCACCGCCTTCTGGGAAGAATACGACCCCACGAAGAAAGGCACCGAGCACCTGTCGATGTACGGCCGGCCCTTCGGCAAAAGCCTCTGCCACGCCTGGGGCGCCAGCCCGATCTACCTGCTGGGCAAGTACTACCTGGGCGTCAGGCCCCTCTCGGCCGGCTACGCCACCTACGAAGTCGTGCCCAACCTCGGCGGCCTGCAGTGGATGGAAGGCAGCGTGCCCACGCCCCAGGGCGACATCACCGTGCGCGCTACTGCCAGGGAGCTGAAAGTGAAAGGCGCCAGCGGCACCGGCGTTTTACGCTTCAAAAGCAAGAGCAAACCCAGCGTCAAAGGTGCCAAAATCGAAGCTAAGGGTGGCGGGCAATACGAGCTGCAGCTCCAGCCCGGCCGCGAATACGTGGTGCACTATCAGGCCAGTTAA
- a CDS encoding right-handed parallel beta-helix repeat-containing protein encodes MTRSISASLFLAVSLLSTSAVAADIWVAPTGSDRNPGTAAQPLATLNMALRQARDLRRLRDASVQNGVHIWVKGGEYRLQEPWLFRPEDAGTATSPTIIEAAPGEQPVLSGGVAVTGWKKAAAAVPGLPKAAQGQVWVADAPLLAGRAFDFRQLWVNGHKAVRARTATDDNLPRLLRWDTDKREAWIPAAALSGVTRAGQLEMVLHQMWAVNVLRVKSVTVQGPEARVTFQEPESRVQFEHPWPRPIINGKNGSSAFYLTNALELLDQPGEWYYDQPRRQVLYWPRPGETMSSVQVTVPALETLVQVAGSLDAPVSHLQFKGLTFAHTTWLRPGQQGHVPLQAGMYLLDGYSLAKPGTPDKAGLENQAWIGRPPGAVQLTGADHTRFERCRFEHLGAAGLDYQQGTHDDAIVGCVFRDVAVNGLQLGKFSDPGIETHLPYNPKDEREICASELVENNLFTDCGNEDWGAVGIAAGYVRQTTIRHNEISQVPYTGISLGWGWTKSANAMQGNRVQANYIHHYAQHTYDVAGVYTLSAQPGTVVSENRIDEIGRAAYVHDPEHWFYLYLDEGSSGITVQDNWCPAEKFLANANGPNNVWKNNGPMVPEAIKQAAGLEAAFRDLRGAAPKAEQKAGKSQ; translated from the coding sequence ATGACCCGTTCGATTTCCGCCAGCCTCTTTCTCGCCGTCAGTCTGCTAAGTACCTCAGCCGTTGCCGCCGACATCTGGGTGGCCCCCACGGGCTCCGACCGCAACCCCGGCACCGCCGCCCAGCCGCTGGCCACGCTGAACATGGCCCTGCGCCAGGCCCGCGACCTGCGCCGCCTCCGCGATGCTTCGGTGCAGAACGGTGTACACATCTGGGTCAAAGGCGGGGAGTACCGGCTGCAGGAGCCCTGGCTGTTCCGGCCCGAAGACGCCGGCACCGCTACGAGCCCGACCATCATCGAAGCCGCGCCCGGGGAGCAGCCAGTGCTCAGCGGCGGCGTGGCGGTGACTGGCTGGAAAAAGGCGGCGGCCGCCGTACCGGGCCTGCCCAAAGCCGCCCAGGGCCAGGTGTGGGTAGCCGATGCGCCGCTGCTGGCCGGCCGCGCCTTCGATTTCCGGCAGCTGTGGGTGAACGGCCACAAGGCCGTCCGCGCCCGCACGGCCACCGACGACAACCTGCCCCGCCTGCTGCGCTGGGACACCGACAAGCGCGAAGCCTGGATTCCGGCCGCCGCGCTGAGCGGCGTGACGCGGGCCGGGCAGCTGGAAATGGTGCTGCACCAGATGTGGGCCGTGAACGTGCTGCGCGTCAAGTCGGTGACGGTGCAGGGCCCGGAAGCCCGCGTGACCTTCCAGGAGCCCGAAAGCCGGGTGCAATTTGAGCACCCCTGGCCCCGGCCCATCATCAACGGCAAAAACGGCAGCTCGGCCTTTTACCTGACCAATGCCCTGGAGCTGCTTGATCAGCCCGGCGAGTGGTACTACGACCAGCCGCGGCGGCAGGTGCTCTACTGGCCCCGCCCTGGCGAAACGATGAGCAGCGTCCAGGTGACCGTGCCTGCGCTGGAAACCCTGGTGCAGGTAGCCGGCTCGCTCGACGCGCCGGTGAGCCACCTGCAGTTCAAAGGCCTGACTTTCGCCCACACCACCTGGCTGCGCCCCGGGCAGCAGGGCCACGTGCCGCTGCAAGCCGGCATGTACCTGCTCGACGGCTACTCCCTGGCCAAGCCCGGCACCCCCGACAAAGCCGGCCTCGAAAACCAGGCCTGGATTGGCCGTCCGCCCGGTGCCGTGCAGCTCACAGGGGCCGACCACACCCGCTTCGAACGTTGCCGCTTCGAGCACCTCGGCGCCGCCGGCCTCGACTACCAGCAGGGCACCCACGATGATGCCATCGTCGGCTGCGTGTTCCGGGACGTGGCCGTGAACGGGCTGCAGCTGGGCAAGTTTTCCGACCCCGGCATCGAAACCCACCTGCCTTATAATCCTAAGGACGAGCGGGAAATCTGCGCCTCGGAGCTAGTGGAAAACAACCTCTTCACCGACTGCGGCAACGAGGACTGGGGCGCCGTGGGCATTGCGGCCGGCTACGTGCGCCAGACTACCATCCGCCACAACGAAATCAGCCAGGTGCCCTACACCGGCATCAGCCTGGGCTGGGGCTGGACGAAATCGGCCAACGCCATGCAGGGCAACCGCGTGCAGGCCAACTACATCCACCACTACGCCCAGCACACCTACGACGTGGCCGGCGTGTACACCCTCTCGGCCCAGCCCGGTACCGTCGTCAGCGAAAACCGCATCGACGAAATCGGCCGCGCCGCCTACGTGCACGACCCCGAGCACTGGTTTTACCTCTACCTCGACGAGGGCTCCTCGGGTATCACGGTGCAGGACAACTGGTGCCCGGCGGAGAAATTCCTGGCCAATGCAAACGGCCCCAACAACGTCTGGAAAAACAACGGCCCGATGGTGCCCGAGGCCATCAAGCAGGCCGCCGGGCTGGAAGCGGCGTTCCGCGACCTGCGCGGCGCGGCGCCGAAAGCGGAGCAGAAAGCCGGCAAGAGTCAATAG
- a CDS encoding DUF5703 domain-containing protein yields MPQKAQNVLRPLRKLLRPLRAPYVWAFILLRLTATAQSPELPSNNITWTSPSRNAAESMPCGGGDVGLNVWSEQGDVLFYAARSGTFDENNSLLKLGRVRLRLTPNPFDNGHFAQTLNLQQGDVTLTAEKNGLKAQVHIWVEVFRPVIHVEVSSSKPLAAEARYESWRHQDRVLKGKENNQNSYKWAPQGEVKTRHDSISFRGQTVEFFHQNRPETVFDVTVRQQGLEAVKAQLYNPLRNLTFGGALTGENMQPAGATDGTYQRTPFRAYALKSRGTARKHALTLALHTSYASSLQQWQQELRQTQQAAAQNPKAARQQTLAWWRSFWQRSFIHIQPTKAAENAPEWQAGRNYQLMRYMLGCNAQGQWPTKFNGGLFTYDPALTDSTLKFTPDFRNWGGGTHTAQNQRLVYWPLLKSGDAQLLKPQFDFYLRLLKNAELRSQTYWQHPGACFTEQLENFGLPNPAEYGWKRPAGFDRGLEYNAWLEYEWDTVLEFCLMMLDAERYAGQDIKPYLPFIESCLTFFDQHYQQLARQRGAKALDGEGHLVLYPGSGAETYKMAYNSTATVAGLRTVLTRLLALPPQVGTAEQRQTWTAMLGRIPALSFREIDGHRLISPAKSWERVNNVESPQLYPVFPWGQYGLGRPDLDVARNTYRFDPDVQKFRSHVGWKQHNIFAARLGLTDEAALLTVQKLQDSGRRFPAFWGPGYDWAPDHNWGGAGMIGLQEMLLQVDDRKILLLPAWPKQWDVHFKLHAPYQTTVECTVKDGKVTELKVTPESRRADVVLP; encoded by the coding sequence TTGCCGCAGAAGGCGCAGAACGTTCTGCGCCCTCTGCGTAAACTTCTGCGCCCTCTGCGGGCTCCCTACGTCTGGGCATTTATTCTGCTCCGCCTGACGGCCACTGCCCAAAGCCCCGAGCTGCCGAGCAACAACATCACCTGGACCAGCCCCAGCCGCAACGCCGCCGAATCCATGCCCTGCGGCGGCGGCGACGTGGGCCTGAACGTGTGGAGCGAACAAGGCGACGTGCTCTTCTACGCCGCCCGCAGCGGCACCTTCGACGAAAACAACTCCCTGCTCAAGCTCGGCCGCGTCCGCCTGCGCCTCACGCCGAATCCGTTCGACAACGGCCACTTCGCACAAACGCTGAACCTGCAGCAGGGCGACGTGACGCTGACCGCGGAGAAAAACGGCCTGAAAGCCCAGGTTCACATCTGGGTTGAGGTGTTCCGCCCCGTCATCCACGTCGAAGTCAGCAGCAGCAAACCGCTGGCCGCCGAGGCCCGCTACGAAAGCTGGCGCCACCAGGACCGCGTGCTGAAGGGCAAGGAAAACAACCAGAACTCCTACAAGTGGGCCCCGCAGGGCGAAGTCAAAACCCGCCACGACAGTATCAGCTTCCGCGGACAAACGGTCGAGTTTTTTCACCAGAACCGCCCCGAAACGGTGTTCGACGTGACCGTGCGCCAGCAAGGTCTGGAGGCGGTGAAGGCGCAGCTCTACAATCCGCTACGGAACCTGACCTTCGGCGGCGCGCTGACGGGGGAAAACATGCAGCCGGCCGGCGCTACCGACGGCACGTACCAACGCACGCCCTTTCGTGCCTACGCCCTAAAAAGCCGGGGTACGGCGCGGAAGCACGCCCTCACGCTAGCCCTACACACCAGCTACGCGTCCAGCCTCCAGCAGTGGCAGCAGGAGCTGCGGCAGACGCAGCAAGCCGCCGCCCAGAACCCCAAGGCCGCCAGGCAGCAGACGCTGGCCTGGTGGCGCAGCTTCTGGCAGCGCAGCTTTATCCACATTCAGCCCACGAAAGCCGCCGAAAACGCCCCTGAGTGGCAAGCCGGCCGCAACTACCAGCTGATGCGCTACATGCTCGGCTGCAACGCCCAGGGCCAGTGGCCGACCAAGTTCAACGGCGGCCTCTTCACCTACGACCCGGCGCTGACCGACAGCACGCTCAAATTCACCCCCGATTTTCGCAACTGGGGCGGCGGCACCCACACGGCCCAAAACCAGCGCTTGGTGTACTGGCCCCTGCTCAAAAGCGGCGACGCGCAGCTGCTGAAGCCGCAGTTCGACTTCTACCTGCGCCTGCTGAAAAACGCCGAGCTGCGCAGCCAGACCTACTGGCAGCACCCCGGTGCCTGCTTTACTGAGCAGCTCGAAAACTTCGGCCTGCCCAACCCCGCCGAGTACGGCTGGAAGCGCCCCGCCGGCTTCGACCGGGGTCTGGAGTACAACGCCTGGCTGGAATACGAGTGGGACACGGTGCTGGAGTTCTGCCTGATGATGCTCGACGCCGAGCGGTACGCCGGCCAAGACATCAAGCCGTATCTGCCCTTCATCGAAAGCTGCCTGACCTTCTTCGACCAGCACTACCAGCAGCTGGCCCGGCAGCGCGGCGCCAAGGCCCTCGACGGCGAAGGCCACCTGGTACTCTACCCCGGCTCGGGCGCCGAGACCTACAAGATGGCCTACAACTCCACCGCCACCGTGGCCGGCCTGCGCACCGTGCTGACCCGCCTGCTGGCCCTGCCGCCGCAGGTGGGCACCGCGGAGCAGCGCCAAACCTGGACGGCCATGCTCGGCCGCATCCCGGCCCTGAGCTTCCGCGAAATCGACGGGCACCGGCTGATTTCACCCGCTAAAAGCTGGGAGCGGGTCAACAACGTGGAAAGCCCGCAGCTCTACCCGGTGTTTCCCTGGGGCCAGTACGGCCTCGGCCGGCCCGACCTGGACGTGGCCCGGAATACCTACCGATTCGATCCGGACGTGCAGAAATTCCGCAGCCACGTGGGCTGGAAGCAGCACAACATTTTCGCCGCCCGCCTCGGCCTCACCGACGAAGCCGCCCTGCTCACCGTGCAGAAGCTGCAGGACTCGGGCCGCCGCTTCCCCGCCTTCTGGGGCCCCGGCTACGACTGGGCGCCCGACCACAACTGGGGCGGCGCGGGCATGATCGGGCTGCAGGAAATGCTGCTCCAAGTTGATGACCGCAAAATCCTGCTGCTGCCCGCCTGGCCCAAGCAGTGGGACGTGCATTTCAAGCTCCACGCGCCCTACCAGACCACCGTGGAATGCACCGTGAAGGATGGCAAAGTCACCGAGTTGAAAGTAACGCCGGAGTCGCGCCGGGCCGATGTGGTACTGCCGTAG